In Leptospira perdikensis, one genomic interval encodes:
- the aroA gene encoding 3-phosphoshikimate 1-carboxyvinyltransferase has product MLKPQIKLSAKKEIYVPGDKSISHRSVLFSALSQGKSEIHGFLEGEDPLHTLNCFVSLGLSVEPIGKGSYSVFSPGKNNLKSPAGVLDFGNAGTGIRLSAGLLAGLPGLTATLTGDVSLCKRPMARIMNPLREMGADIVSAEGNDRAPLRVSGKQLKSYSYTSPIASAQIKSALVLAALASEISIEYKESEVSRDHTENMIRFLGGNIEHHSPIHFTVKPPYHFEGAKFVIPGDISSAAFYIVFGLCAGGTEPLLIRNIGLNPSRVGIITVLKNMGGRIEVVAKRQECGEEIGDLLVYPSKLKRSVITEDLIPSIIDEIPILTIAGLFSEGGFQISHAEELRAKESDRIQSMVSNLEKLGVKVNESKDGYEFGEVGEIQSSFIETYMDHRIAMSFAILSKLSNVELTFDDTSWVDTSFPGFFEILKSF; this is encoded by the coding sequence ATGTTGAAGCCCCAAATCAAATTAAGTGCCAAAAAAGAAATTTATGTCCCCGGAGATAAGTCCATCTCCCATAGGTCGGTACTCTTTAGTGCACTCTCCCAAGGAAAATCGGAAATTCATGGTTTTTTAGAAGGCGAAGATCCCCTTCATACCTTAAATTGTTTTGTTAGTTTAGGGCTTTCGGTAGAACCAATAGGCAAAGGTAGTTATTCTGTTTTCAGTCCTGGAAAAAATAACTTAAAATCTCCTGCGGGTGTTTTGGATTTTGGAAATGCAGGGACGGGAATCAGACTTTCTGCAGGACTACTTGCTGGGCTTCCTGGACTCACAGCGACCCTAACGGGCGATGTTTCCCTTTGCAAACGGCCGATGGCAAGGATTATGAACCCACTAAGGGAAATGGGTGCAGACATTGTTTCCGCAGAAGGAAATGACCGGGCTCCTCTTCGTGTCAGTGGAAAACAACTAAAGAGTTATTCTTATACAAGTCCCATTGCTTCCGCTCAAATCAAAAGTGCGCTCGTGCTAGCGGCCCTCGCTTCTGAGATTTCGATAGAATATAAAGAATCGGAAGTTTCTCGTGACCATACAGAAAATATGATTCGGTTTTTAGGTGGGAATATCGAGCACCATTCCCCCATACATTTTACCGTAAAACCACCGTATCATTTTGAAGGTGCAAAATTTGTCATTCCTGGAGATATTTCCAGTGCAGCTTTCTATATTGTTTTTGGACTTTGTGCCGGTGGAACAGAACCTCTCCTGATTCGTAACATTGGCCTCAATCCTTCTCGAGTGGGGATCATCACTGTTTTAAAAAATATGGGTGGTCGGATTGAAGTTGTCGCCAAACGTCAAGAATGTGGTGAAGAGATCGGTGATCTGTTGGTTTATCCATCTAAATTAAAAAGGTCTGTCATTACCGAAGATTTGATTCCTTCTATCATTGATGAAATTCCTATTCTGACGATTGCAGGGCTCTTTTCTGAAGGTGGTTTTCAAATTTCTCACGCAGAAGAATTACGTGCCAAAGAATCGGATCGAATCCAATCCATGGTTTCCAATTTGGAAAAACTTGGTGTTAAAGTGAACGAATCGAAAGATGGTTATGAGTTCGGGGAAGTAGGGGAAATTCAATCTTCTTTTATTGAAACTTATATGGACCATCGGATCGCTATGAGTTTTGCCATTTTATCGAAACTATCGAACGTAGAACTTACGTTCGACGATACAAGCTGGGTGGATACAAGTTTCCCTGGTTTTTTTGAGATTCTAAAATCGTTTTAA
- a CDS encoding cyclic nucleotide-binding domain-containing protein → MPLDTSKNNQKIPVNPGEVLFIGGKASTSMNILHEGSVRVETTLGDTSIVLYSLEGANLTPGIFALLEGTPYPYTIRAKTSCVISTYVMNQPNAKKTLTSKVSVGVMAVRTLLKEIGELYKRVLSIKGLSAKFEQTMDNLGAVYYILNPSIFSDVSPGGLITRDENIIDPVMKLIRNNLAGFQEHGGMLPDKPTVNFLEEDHGEFFERNYSEAVEWNDAEFHFIRKILSVNPKISQALFEADPTLLQSAAESYVKTYRELFELLSKETYELSEMMNSMFAGENALIEKFNLTLDLFNTGYSTIPSTVLLPVTEWALKKSKSLLDEYKQIFGSPFAAVGNSLDKLETKQTELTSKYGHELSAQKNKDEMAAQGSETIRAGIDTKALKTELLNSASQILNYSQADPESVKEFSTLMVKLKSFKNPLDPEPDNRKIRRTISKTYWEVYKKSFTKWLQSGKQAPKAVELMLRYGYFDESLLDEGHIVELVSRLYQGGGNPSAPIHYGTDWLEKIYSREAPTSVDELGQTFFEKLKMDLKDSAIKSEKDIPPDYDTGEARLGSEISSMYEPNVRLTSGNIASHFPILTKYHITIPLEKCFVSKDDVEKALQYILGVDYTAFNREVIYRNEEIGIKNEFVQRSIIPDFILVPSIGPKIMMWQDLSIFRGAGSKESRGRISIPHFVTGDLKTFMLEAIAAFRWELCKNILGPDWNNVGIPSITADYTDYVQFYKKSKDLSPELKEKISSEFKRFRTDRDKFAYDYSMWIRYEAEGVQRVNRVVRSIFYRHIPFHKNIREKVSSQPAYSELHNRFKNVRTRQHKEFENKYKKYMDASGNLPKELYENLTFYEV, encoded by the coding sequence ATGCCTCTAGATACCAGTAAAAATAACCAAAAGATCCCAGTCAATCCAGGTGAAGTCCTTTTCATCGGAGGCAAAGCCTCGACCTCTATGAACATCCTACACGAAGGATCGGTGCGAGTGGAGACCACATTGGGAGATACAAGCATTGTTCTCTATAGTTTAGAAGGGGCAAACCTCACACCGGGTATCTTTGCTCTTTTGGAAGGCACACCTTACCCATATACCATTCGTGCCAAAACTTCTTGTGTCATCTCTACTTATGTGATGAACCAACCCAATGCCAAAAAAACTCTTACTTCAAAAGTTTCTGTGGGTGTGATGGCGGTGCGAACTCTACTCAAAGAAATCGGAGAACTCTACAAACGAGTTCTTTCCATCAAAGGTCTCTCCGCAAAATTCGAACAGACCATGGACAACTTGGGTGCTGTTTATTATATCTTAAACCCATCCATCTTTTCTGATGTAAGTCCAGGTGGGTTGATTACTCGTGATGAAAATATCATTGATCCCGTAATGAAACTCATCCGAAACAATTTGGCCGGGTTCCAAGAACACGGAGGGATGCTTCCCGACAAACCTACTGTGAATTTTTTAGAAGAAGATCATGGTGAGTTTTTTGAACGTAATTATAGTGAGGCGGTTGAATGGAATGATGCCGAATTCCACTTCATTAGAAAAATCCTTTCTGTGAATCCAAAAATTTCGCAGGCTCTATTCGAAGCAGATCCTACTCTTCTACAAAGTGCCGCAGAAAGTTACGTAAAAACCTATCGAGAGTTATTTGAATTATTAAGTAAAGAAACCTACGAATTATCTGAAATGATGAACAGTATGTTTGCTGGCGAAAATGCTCTCATTGAAAAATTCAACCTAACTTTGGATTTATTCAATACTGGATATTCGACAATTCCCTCCACTGTATTATTACCCGTAACAGAATGGGCTTTAAAAAAATCCAAATCACTGCTCGATGAATACAAACAAATTTTTGGTTCTCCTTTTGCTGCGGTTGGGAATAGTTTAGACAAATTAGAAACCAAACAAACAGAACTTACATCTAAATACGGACACGAACTCTCTGCACAAAAAAATAAAGATGAAATGGCTGCACAAGGCAGTGAAACCATCCGCGCAGGTATCGATACCAAAGCTCTGAAAACAGAACTTTTAAATTCAGCAAGTCAAATTCTAAACTACTCACAAGCAGATCCGGAATCGGTAAAAGAATTTTCCACACTGATGGTAAAACTAAAATCCTTCAAAAACCCGTTGGATCCAGAACCAGACAATCGTAAAATCAGAAGGACAATTTCAAAAACCTATTGGGAAGTATATAAAAAATCCTTCACTAAGTGGTTACAGTCCGGCAAACAAGCTCCTAAAGCCGTGGAACTTATGTTACGTTACGGATACTTTGATGAAAGTCTCCTGGATGAAGGTCATATTGTGGAACTTGTGAGTCGGTTGTACCAAGGTGGCGGAAATCCAAGTGCTCCCATTCATTATGGTACTGATTGGCTTGAAAAGATTTACTCACGCGAAGCTCCCACATCCGTGGACGAACTAGGGCAAACATTCTTTGAAAAATTAAAAATGGATCTTAAAGATTCAGCGATTAAATCAGAAAAAGATATCCCACCAGACTATGATACTGGAGAAGCGAGGCTCGGTTCAGAAATCTCCTCTATGTATGAACCGAACGTACGTTTGACGTCAGGAAATATAGCGAGTCATTTCCCAATCTTAACGAAATACCATATCACAATCCCTCTGGAAAAATGTTTTGTTTCCAAAGATGATGTAGAAAAGGCCTTACAATACATTTTGGGTGTAGACTATACTGCTTTCAATAGAGAAGTCATTTATCGTAATGAAGAAATCGGAATCAAAAACGAATTTGTGCAAAGATCAATCATTCCAGACTTCATTTTAGTTCCGTCTATCGGACCAAAAATTATGATGTGGCAAGACCTTTCTATCTTTCGCGGGGCCGGATCTAAGGAGTCCAGAGGAAGAATTAGTATCCCTCATTTTGTCACAGGGGATCTAAAAACCTTTATGTTGGAAGCAATTGCGGCATTCCGCTGGGAACTTTGTAAAAATATCCTTGGTCCTGATTGGAACAACGTAGGAATTCCATCCATTACGGCAGATTACACGGATTATGTGCAGTTCTACAAAAAGAGTAAAGACCTTTCCCCTGAACTCAAAGAAAAAATTTCTTCTGAATTCAAACGATTCCGCACAGACCGCGATAAGTTTGCTTATGATTATTCTATGTGGATTCGGTATGAAGCTGAGGGTGTACAAAGGGTCAACCGTGTGGTGCGTTCGATATTTTATCGTCACATCCCATTCCATAAAAACATCCGAGAAAAGGTAAGTTCGCAACCCGCTTATTCCGAACTCCATAACCGATTCAAAAACGTTCGCACACGCCAACACAAAGAATTCGAAAACAAATACAAAAAGTATATGGATGCTAGCGGAAACTTGCCCAAAGAACTCTATGAGAATTTAACTTTTTACGAAGTTTAA